From a single Halobacteriovorax sp. DA5 genomic region:
- a CDS encoding ABC transporter permease, with translation MKNILTIAKFTFKDIVKSRVLYLTFWIALFILTLSYITSEFSYGNVLRISIDFGLGGASLAANILAIFVGVNVLSDEIESRTIYITLSRPISRVKFLLGKILGVSSILVLSSFVIFGTSLIVYLLRGGALDGVIINSLFLGILESILLFLIVLFFSLITSRALSVINTVVIYFVGHAITHISSLSFVKDREGLELILRIYKAVLPDLNLLNYKPFVFNSNLVSNQNIMNSYLYGLAYILVLSFINAYVFKNKELS, from the coding sequence ATGAAGAATATATTAACAATCGCAAAGTTTACATTTAAAGATATTGTTAAGAGTAGAGTGCTCTATCTTACTTTTTGGATTGCTCTTTTTATCTTAACTTTAAGTTATATAACTTCAGAATTCTCTTATGGAAACGTTTTAAGAATTTCAATAGACTTTGGTTTAGGGGGAGCTTCATTGGCAGCAAATATTCTTGCAATTTTTGTTGGTGTAAATGTTTTGTCAGATGAAATTGAATCGCGAACTATATATATAACCTTGTCTCGACCTATTTCGAGAGTTAAGTTTTTACTTGGTAAAATCTTAGGAGTCTCGTCAATTCTTGTTTTAAGCTCATTTGTAATATTTGGAACTTCGTTAATAGTTTACTTATTACGTGGTGGTGCTCTTGATGGAGTTATAATTAATTCACTATTCCTAGGAATATTAGAGTCAATTTTACTTTTCTTGATTGTGCTTTTCTTTAGTTTAATAACTTCACGTGCACTAAGTGTTATCAATACTGTCGTTATTTATTTTGTTGGACATGCAATAACTCATATTTCAAGTTTATCTTTTGTAAAGGATAGAGAAGGACTTGAACTAATACTGCGAATATATAAAGCAGTACTCCCAGATTTAAACTTATTAAATTATAAGCCATTCGTATTTAATTCAAATCTTGTGTCAAATCAAAATATCATGAATAGTTATTTATATGGGCTTGCTTATATTTTAGTGCTTTCTTTTATAAATGCATACGTATTCAAAAATAAAGAGCTTAGCTAA
- a CDS encoding ABC transporter ATP-binding protein, whose amino-acid sequence MLICENISKSFKKDFWNKDFLALQDVTFELNAGRIVGFLGANGAGKTTLIKIILGFIKPNTGSVKILNIDWTEDEVRKLIGYMPERPYYYQNLTGYEFLTYCGELQEIENEEIEKNIEKWATKLEIKFALDRKIKGYSKGMLQRLGFVSVLLHNPRLIILDEPLSGLDPIGRKEFKDVIKEVNEEGVGVFFSSHIVNDVEEVCHDVVVLESGKIIYNGTIKELVSQNTSNKFIIKYNDGDKDHELVVDEDLKDQKILELIEAGSNVLKLNRESSSLEEIVYRLNK is encoded by the coding sequence ATGTTAATTTGTGAAAATATATCAAAATCATTTAAGAAAGATTTTTGGAATAAAGATTTTTTAGCATTACAAGATGTAACTTTTGAACTGAATGCTGGACGAATCGTTGGTTTTCTTGGTGCTAATGGTGCAGGAAAAACAACTCTAATCAAAATTATTCTTGGATTCATTAAGCCGAACACTGGTTCGGTTAAAATTTTGAATATTGATTGGACTGAAGATGAGGTAAGAAAGTTAATTGGTTATATGCCAGAGCGACCATACTATTATCAGAATTTAACAGGTTATGAGTTCTTAACCTATTGTGGAGAACTACAAGAAATTGAGAACGAAGAGATTGAGAAAAATATTGAAAAATGGGCGACTAAGTTAGAGATTAAATTCGCTTTAGACAGGAAGATTAAAGGCTATTCTAAAGGGATGTTACAACGACTAGGTTTTGTCTCAGTACTTTTACATAATCCAAGACTTATTATATTAGATGAGCCACTTTCAGGCTTAGATCCAATCGGACGTAAAGAATTTAAAGACGTTATTAAAGAGGTTAATGAAGAGGGTGTTGGTGTATTCTTTTCTTCACATATTGTGAATGATGTCGAAGAAGTTTGCCACGATGTTGTTGTTCTAGAGAGTGGTAAGATCATTTATAACGGGACGATTAAAGAATTAGTATCACAAAATACAAGTAATAAATTTATCATTAAGTACAATGATGGAGATAAGGATCATGAATTAGTGGTAGATGAAGATCTGAAAGATCAAAAAATCTTAGAATTAATTGAAGCTGGATCAAATGTTTTAAAACTAAATAGAGAAAGCTCGTCGTTAGAAGAAATAGTGTATCGGTTAAACAAATGA
- a CDS encoding type IV pilin protein, whose translation MKFTNELKNSKGFTLVELMVVVAIIGILSAVAIPNFKKYQAKTKTSEAKLQLASIYSAMTAIQTDYDAFGTCLGDAGYVSPNGAWDSSTPTSGSNYYSIGFSAANSTPNQIVRDNGGTCQNIEFGAPAFKKVGGQRTTVANISTIAVSNMGNGSQTAPGVDAQGGYFVAGAIGYIDTDNITTARASKWAIDQDKVLREINKGY comes from the coding sequence ATGAAATTTACGAACGAGTTGAAAAACTCAAAAGGGTTTACCCTAGTTGAGTTGATGGTCGTTGTTGCCATCATCGGGATTCTATCTGCGGTAGCAATTCCAAACTTTAAAAAGTATCAAGCGAAAACGAAAACTTCTGAAGCGAAACTTCAGTTAGCTTCAATTTACTCAGCGATGACAGCTATCCAAACTGATTATGATGCCTTCGGTACATGTTTAGGTGATGCTGGTTATGTATCTCCAAATGGTGCATGGGATTCATCTACTCCAACTAGTGGAAGTAACTATTATTCAATCGGATTTAGTGCTGCTAACTCGACACCAAACCAAATTGTTAGAGATAACGGCGGAACTTGTCAGAATATCGAATTTGGAGCACCTGCATTTAAGAAGGTTGGTGGACAGAGAACAACTGTTGCTAACATTTCTACGATCGCTGTTTCAAACATGGGGAATGGTTCACAAACTGCTCCAGGTGTTGATGCTCAAGGTGGTTACTTTGTAGCTGGAGCAATTGGCTATATTGATACAGATAACATTACAACTGCTAGAGCTAGTAAATGGGCAATTGACCAAGACAAAGTACTTAGAGAGATTAATAAAGGTTACTAA
- a CDS encoding type II secretion system F family protein: MPIYKWEGLDKNGKKTNGQIQANDEKDAKKRLRAQGNRVRKIIPPSILEFDINTWLIEKGIGSAFGAAELMNFTKQLSIMINAGVPIILALEIIYKSEKNPSLKNAVKNIATDVSEGNTLAESMRKQQGFDNLYCNLVKAGEVGGILDEILSKLTEHLEKQEKIKKQIKSAMSYPLIVSGIGALVVWGLITYVVPQFTGMLADTGQELPWITQFVIDTSEFFGEYSGKMILGGIALLIFLTYFIKTPQGKIVFDKFSMSVPGFGIVIIKGSLAQFSRTLSTLLGSGVALIDALEICVETIDNSVISGDIKEVRKKVIEGKTLTEPLTKIDYFPEMVAQMIKVGESTGAIDQMLAKISVVFEDEVNDAITAATKMLEPLVLVVLGGIIGGVLIAIYLPMFMSAGA; encoded by the coding sequence ATGCCAATTTATAAATGGGAAGGACTAGATAAAAACGGAAAGAAGACCAACGGTCAAATACAGGCCAATGATGAGAAGGACGCTAAGAAAAGACTTCGCGCCCAAGGAAATCGTGTACGTAAAATTATTCCACCTTCGATCTTAGAATTTGATATTAACACATGGTTAATTGAAAAAGGTATTGGTTCTGCTTTCGGTGCAGCCGAGCTTATGAACTTTACAAAGCAATTGTCTATTATGATCAATGCAGGTGTACCTATTATTTTGGCGCTTGAGATTATTTATAAATCAGAGAAAAATCCTTCTTTAAAGAATGCTGTTAAAAATATTGCGACTGATGTTTCAGAAGGTAATACGCTAGCCGAAAGTATGCGTAAGCAACAAGGCTTTGATAACCTTTACTGTAACCTTGTTAAGGCCGGAGAGGTTGGAGGGATTCTAGATGAGATTCTTTCTAAACTAACAGAGCACTTAGAAAAGCAAGAGAAGATTAAAAAACAAATTAAATCAGCTATGAGTTATCCATTAATTGTTTCAGGTATTGGTGCTTTAGTAGTTTGGGGACTAATTACTTATGTTGTGCCTCAGTTTACTGGAATGCTTGCGGACACTGGACAAGAGCTCCCTTGGATTACTCAATTTGTAATTGATACTTCAGAATTTTTTGGTGAATACTCTGGCAAGATGATCCTAGGTGGAATAGCTTTATTAATTTTTCTAACTTACTTCATAAAAACACCTCAAGGAAAAATTGTATTTGATAAGTTTTCAATGAGTGTACCAGGCTTTGGTATTGTTATTATTAAGGGGAGTTTAGCTCAGTTTTCAAGAACTCTTTCAACACTGCTTGGTTCAGGTGTAGCACTCATCGATGCCTTAGAAATTTGTGTTGAAACAATTGATAATAGTGTTATCTCTGGTGATATCAAAGAAGTAAGAAAGAAAGTTATTGAAGGTAAAACTCTTACTGAACCATTAACTAAGATTGACTACTTTCCAGAAATGGTTGCTCAGATGATTAAGGTTGGTGAGTCAACAGGGGCCATTGATCAAATGCTGGCAAAGATCTCTGTTGTTTTTGAAGATGAAGTTAATGATGCAATTACTGCAGCAACAAAAATGCTAGAACCTTTAGTTCTTGTCGTTCTTGGTGGAATTATTGGTGGTGTTCTTATAGCAATTTACTTACCAATGTTCATGTCAGCGGGGGCATAA
- a CDS encoding type IV pilus twitching motility protein PilT, whose protein sequence is MSSDNTQTKTKTETKTGAITSAESLKIQQLFKLMVDNGGSDLHLTPGTAPAMRVNGDIVRVKLPALDASSSKSLIYQILSEEQRNEFEKNLELDLAFGIKGLARFRANIFYSKGGVAAVFRLIPSAVPDFKALNLPNVLMEMTDVSNGLFLVTGPTGSGKSTTLAALINRLNEMEPAHIVTLEDPVEFVHPHKTSIVNQREIGRDTHSFENALKGLLRQDLDIVLVGEMRDVETIEAALTIAETGHLVFGTLHTNSCVQTINRLVNVFPSDQQDQVRTLLSFVLQGVVSQQLLPKTHEPGRVACLEILRPTPAIRNLIREDKMHQIYSQMQIGQDKTGMTTMNQSIKKHVDSGAIDAETAMSYSTNPEELGPQLGLKER, encoded by the coding sequence ATGAGTAGCGATAATACGCAAACAAAAACTAAAACCGAAACAAAAACAGGTGCTATCACGAGTGCGGAGTCTTTGAAGATTCAACAGTTATTTAAGCTGATGGTTGATAATGGTGGATCCGATTTGCACTTAACTCCTGGTACAGCTCCTGCAATGAGAGTCAACGGGGATATTGTAAGAGTTAAACTACCGGCCCTTGATGCATCCTCAAGTAAATCACTTATCTATCAAATTCTTTCTGAAGAACAGAGAAATGAGTTTGAAAAGAATTTAGAGCTAGACCTTGCATTTGGGATAAAAGGCCTAGCACGTTTTAGAGCAAATATTTTTTATTCTAAAGGTGGAGTTGCGGCAGTATTTCGTTTGATTCCAAGTGCTGTTCCTGACTTTAAAGCACTTAACTTACCAAATGTTTTAATGGAAATGACTGATGTTTCAAATGGTTTATTTCTAGTTACTGGGCCTACTGGTTCTGGTAAGTCGACGACTCTTGCAGCTCTTATAAATCGATTAAATGAAATGGAGCCTGCGCATATTGTGACACTGGAAGATCCTGTTGAATTCGTCCATCCTCACAAAACGAGTATTGTAAACCAACGTGAAATTGGACGAGATACTCATTCATTTGAAAATGCTTTAAAAGGTCTCTTAAGACAAGATCTGGATATTGTTCTTGTCGGGGAGATGAGAGACGTTGAGACAATTGAAGCCGCTCTAACGATTGCGGAAACAGGACACTTGGTTTTTGGAACACTACACACTAACTCATGTGTGCAAACAATTAACCGTCTCGTTAACGTATTCCCTTCAGATCAACAGGATCAAGTTAGAACGCTTCTTTCATTTGTTTTACAAGGTGTTGTTTCACAACAGCTTTTACCTAAGACACATGAACCAGGACGTGTCGCTTGTTTAGAAATTCTAAGACCTACACCGGCAATTAGAAATCTAATTCGTGAAGATAAGATGCATCAAATTTATTCTCAGATGCAGATTGGTCAAGATAAGACTGGTATGACGACAATGAATCAGTCAATTAAAAAACATGTTGATTCAGGGGCAATTGATGCAGAGACAGCAATGTCGTATTCAACGAATCCGGAAGAACTTGGGCCGCAACTAGGTCTTAAGGAGAGATAG